A part of Ignavibacteriales bacterium genomic DNA contains:
- a CDS encoding FKBP-type peptidyl-prolyl cis-trans isomerase, producing the protein MKLVITFFLVLFFNQTNSAQDTLTTTSGLKYVIQQKSDGVRAEVGKEVAVHYTGKFLDGKVFDSSVERDEPIKFILGAGRVIKGWDEGIALMNVGDKYTLIIPYQLAYGETGRGPIPPKATLIFDVELLSVSEPKLALGDTLLITLFENGIDNAVKKYYYLKENFSNEYNFDESELNTLGYELLKSGMANEAITIFKLNVEAYPESSNVYDSLAEAYSVAGDKDLAIEYYEKALELNPDNANAKQMLEKLNAEE; encoded by the coding sequence ATGAAATTAGTAATCACATTTTTTTTAGTTCTGTTTTTTAACCAAACAAACAGCGCACAGGATACACTTACAACAACCAGCGGATTAAAATATGTTATTCAACAAAAGAGTGATGGTGTTCGTGCGGAGGTGGGGAAAGAAGTTGCTGTTCACTATACAGGAAAATTTTTAGACGGAAAGGTTTTCGATTCGTCGGTGGAAAGAGACGAGCCGATTAAATTTATACTTGGCGCAGGCAGAGTAATCAAAGGATGGGATGAAGGTATTGCTCTGATGAATGTCGGTGATAAATACACATTGATAATTCCATATCAACTTGCATATGGCGAAACCGGACGCGGACCAATTCCTCCAAAAGCAACTTTGATTTTTGATGTTGAACTTTTAAGTGTTTCAGAACCAAAGCTTGCTCTTGGCGATACTTTGCTTATTACTTTATTTGAAAATGGAATTGACAATGCTGTAAAAAAATATTACTATCTGAAAGAAAATTTTTCTAACGAATATAATTTTGATGAAAGCGAATTAAACACTCTGGGATATGAACTGCTTAAATCAGGAATGGCGAATGAAGCAATTACTATTTTCAAGCTGAATGTTGAAGCATATCCTGAATCATCAAACGTTTATGACAGCCTTGCAGAAGCTTACTCTGTTGCAGGCGATAAGGATCTGGCAATTGAGTATTATGAAAAGGCGCTTGAGTTAAATCCTGACAATGCTAATGCAAAACAGATGCTTGAAAAATTGAATGCGGAAGAATGA